GAGGCCGGCGACGTGCGGCTCGGCATCGAGAACATCGAGGTGGAGCGGGTCGCGCCGGTCGTCGAGCGGGTCCGCGAGATCGCGCGCCCGAACGTGATGATGACGCTCGACGTCGGCCACGCGATGCTCGCCGCGTCCCTGTTCGGGTTTGACCTGCTCGACGCGGTTCGCAGCGCGGCGCCCGTCATCGGTCACCTGCACATGAACGACAATTTCGGCCGCTACGATCCGCTGCGCCTGGAGAACTTTCCCCTGTACCGGACGCAGACCCCGGCCGACACGTTCCCGCTCGGGAAGGGCGACCTGCACCTGCCGGTGGGGTGGGGCGTCATTCCCCTCGACCGTGTGTTTGGGGTGCTCCGCGGGTATCGCGGCACCGTGATCCACGAGTACCGACACCACTTGTTCCCGGCCAGCGCCGAAGCCGACTACACCCGCGCCCGAGCCCTGATGGGCGTGCTGGCCGGCGCGGCGCGTTAAGAAACGAGGGACGGCGCGTTAAGAAAAGGGTGGCGGCCGGTCATCCCGAATCAGGGGCACGAGAGCTCCGCAATGCCAGGCGGCATATCACTTAGGGGGGTGGATGTTCGTGAAACGGCTCAGCAGCATCCGCGGGCTCGTGCCGGCGGCACTCGCCGTCGCGCTCGTCGTCGTCCTGATTCCGGCGGCCGCGCCCCAAGGCGCAGCGGCGGCCGGACCGGTGACGCTCAACGTCTACATCGACGGCGACACCAATATCTTCGATCTGTGGAGCAAGTCGCTGCTCCCGGCATTCAGCAAGCGCTATCCGCAGTATCGCACGAACATGGTGGCGCTCCTGCACGGCAACGGCTCGCAGGGCGTGCTCGATAAGATTGTCGCCGCCAAGCGCGCCGGCCGCACGACGGACGTGGATCTGTGGGAAACCGAGCCGTCGTTCGTCCAGGAGGGCATCGCCGACAACCTCTGGGTCAAGCTGAACGATAAAGTGCTGACGAACCTCGCCAAGGTGCCCGCGCAGAAGATCGCCGCCACGGGCGGCTACAGCATCCCCTACCGCGGTTCGTCGGTCGTGGTCGCCTACAACGGCCAGTTCGTGAAGACGCCGCCGAAGACGTTCGACGAGCTGGTCGCCTGGATCAAGGCCAACCCCGGCAAGTTCACGTACTGCGATCCCAACACCGGCGGCTCGGGTCAGGCATTCGTCGCCGCGGCGATCTACCGGTACGCCAGCCCGGACAAGTACGCGGGCAACGCGTACGATCCCAAGGAAGAGGGCGCGTGGGACCCGGCATGGAAATTGCTGCGGGATCTGCAGCCCGCGATGTACAACAAGGGGTTCCATCCGAACGGCAACGTCGCCGTTCTGCAGCTCCTCGGCCAGCAGAACATCTGGATCGCCCCGGTGTGGTCCGACATGGGCCTCGACTTCCTCAAGCGCGGCCTGTTGCCCAAGACGGTGAAGCTCGAGCAAATCTCGCCGCCGCTCTTCGGCGGCGACTCGACGGTGACGCTGCCGGCGCTCTCCCAGCACCTCGAAGGCGCCCTGACGCTGCTCAACTGGCTCCTCACCCCCGAGGCGCAGACGCTCGTGATCAGCCAGGTGTCCGG
This bacterium DNA region includes the following protein-coding sequences:
- a CDS encoding sugar phosphate isomerase/epimerase family protein; protein product: MLGLAIRAGDRRDEELLLARRLGYEAVEISMDGTGMVFGGRLHPERLREALRAFGRHPFGYSVHSPSSLDLRDRRNREAQLDLACATLQFSREVGARVLVIHFERRSDNSEDEAAFTEAIQRLSDEAGDVRLGIENIEVERVAPVVERVREIARPNVMMTLDVGHAMLAASLFGFDLLDAVRSAAPVIGHLHMNDNFGRYDPLRLENFPLYRTQTPADTFPLGKGDLHLPVGWGVIPLDRVFGVLRGYRGTVIHEYRHHLFPASAEADYTRARALMGVLAGAAR
- a CDS encoding extracellular solute-binding protein, which codes for MKRLSSIRGLVPAALAVALVVVLIPAAAPQGAAAAGPVTLNVYIDGDTNIFDLWSKSLLPAFSKRYPQYRTNMVALLHGNGSQGVLDKIVAAKRAGRTTDVDLWETEPSFVQEGIADNLWVKLNDKVLTNLAKVPAQKIAATGGYSIPYRGSSVVVAYNGQFVKTPPKTFDELVAWIKANPGKFTYCDPNTGGSGQAFVAAAIYRYASPDKYAGNAYDPKEEGAWDPAWKLLRDLQPAMYNKGFHPNGNVAVLQLLGQQNIWIAPVWSDMGLDFLKRGLLPKTVKLEQISPPLFGGDSTVTLPALSQHLEGALTLLNWLLTPEAQTLVISQVSGYPGVDWKYMPASVRAQFADVAKPYAPFPNAKYLADLKLLWHDRVAAGQ